In Chitinibacter sp. SCUT-21, a single genomic region encodes these proteins:
- a CDS encoding YchJ family metal-binding protein, protein MPRTLHTASLTCPCGAADYEQCCQPFHQGQAAPTPEKLMRSRYSAYVLGLEDYLLASWHSSTRPETLDLNEDPKPKWLGLTVNHAESDGDQGFVAFVARYKVGGRAYRMSEHSRFRFEDGRWFYVDGVVADNA, encoded by the coding sequence ATGCCGCGAACTTTACACACTGCCTCGCTAACGTGCCCTTGTGGCGCCGCCGATTATGAGCAATGTTGCCAGCCTTTTCATCAAGGCCAAGCTGCACCTACGCCCGAAAAATTGATGCGTTCTCGTTACAGCGCATATGTACTGGGTTTGGAAGATTACTTGCTGGCAAGTTGGCATAGCAGCACTCGGCCGGAAACACTGGATTTAAACGAAGACCCTAAACCCAAATGGCTGGGGCTGACGGTGAATCATGCTGAAAGCGATGGCGATCAAGGCTTTGTGGCATTTGTCGCCCGCTATAAAGTAGGCGGGCGCGCGTATCGGATGAGCGAGCACAGCCGTTTTAGATTTGAAGATGGGCGA